DNA sequence from the Nicotiana tomentosiformis chromosome 3, ASM39032v3, whole genome shotgun sequence genome:
CTCCGCAGCCCTCTACCGTAATACCGCCGGCAGCCTCCGTGTTCTCGACGCCATGTGCGGCTGTGGAATTCGTTCTCTTCGGTACTTAGCAGAAGCCGAGGCCGATTTCGTAGTGGCAAACGATGCAAATGTCGATTACAGGGAGGTTATTTTGGGAAATCTCTCCTCTGTTTCAAGTAGTTATAGATGGGAAGTTAATCATTTGCCTGCGACTAGGTTACTGGCTGAGTGTTACGTGCGAAAGGACTATTTTGACCTTATTGATGTGGATTCTTTTGGGAGCGGTTCCAGTTACTTACGAGTTGCTTTGGATGCTGTGAAATTGGGTGGCTTGTTATACATTACCTCCACTGATGGGCTTtcttctggtggtcataggccTCAACAGTTAAGTTTCTGCTTAATGCTTTTTGTGCCCCTCTAACTGTTTGCTAATTACACATCTTATCCCTTAAATTTATGTTTCCTTTCTTAAAACTCCGAAAATGTAGAATAATGTCCCTTCTTGATAAATTTTGTGTCAAATGCTTACGGTAGGAATACAAGGAGTGATGTTAGAGCCTATGATTTGTTGATAAATCTTCATACCCCCAGGTTTAGTTACTCGGagatatattatattatacataATTATGCTACTTTTGGTATGAGAAAACATTTTTGCGGAAGATATTTTCCTTGATAGAACTATATTCTGTATCTGATAAAATTATTTAGACTCATAACTATCAAATTAAAtagaaacaaaataaataaaagagcTTCTAGGCTCAAAATGTAGTTACTAGTAGTACTATAGCTTTTTGTTTAAATTTACTGAATCCTGTGTTAGTGCTAGGATCATCATAAAACTCTTTCTTTCTTTGTAGGTCTTTAGCTGCCTATGGAGCATATGTTCAACCTTTGCCATACTGTAATGAGATAGGTCTCCGGATGCTTATAGGCGGGGCTGTTAGAGAGGCTTCAGTGCTTGGTTATCATGTTGTTCCACTTTTCTCTTACTACTCATATCATGGGCCTGTGTTTAGAGTGTTGCTACAAGTCAAGCGTGGAAAGTCTCCTTCTAGCAGGTTAAGCTTGGTTGTGAACTTTTTCAGGGGTATTTCATTAGTACTTGGTGACGATGCCCTTTCTTCTCATGACAGGTATTATAGTTTTATCAGCTATTGCAACCAATGTGGAAATTCTCAAGCATTTTCCTGGAATGAACTTGGTGAGATCAGCTGCCCTTGTAATACAAATGTATGGTTTCTACTTCATAGTATATCAATTTTGGTATATTTACAACTAGAACTATTTAGCCCGTAGTAATCAATTTCCAATTTATTTGACAATTGACATTGACATGCGCAATCTACTAACTTCCATTGCCAACCCCTGGTTGAAATTGTCATAAAATCATGCAAAAGGCTTTACTCCAGTCATGCCATTAAATGTATAATAACCATATGAATGAAATGGAGTTTGTTTCTGCATATGGTCGCAAAGGATGATCATCAGGCTCATGTCTAACCATTACACTTCTTTTCAGGTTTCACGTTCACTTATGGTTTCAGGACCTCTCTGGACTGGGCCTCTTCACAATGCTCACCATCTAACAGAAATGATGAGTTTGGCTGAGCAGTGGGGATGGCTTGGTGATGGCGAAGGAAAAAATCTAGAAAAACTATTGAAACTTATGATTGACGAGAGTGACCCCAAATTGCCAGTGGGATACCTCAATGCAGACGAGGTGTTTGCATAACaaattttcttcatatattatttCCTGATTGATTAGGATAATATGCTTAAATGCTTGGAATCATCATCGGGTTGCAATTTTTGCATCACTTTAGTTATTGATTGTTTTTAGCATATTCtgaattttaatttatttgttttatCACTTTGCAGATAGCAAGTCGTGGTAAACTTGATTTGCCTCCCCTGAGTACGATAATGAACAGCCTGCACGAGGTATGTCATCACTCTAGGTTTTCATGGAGGGCTTAGTGTTCTTTTTCTTGGATCGAAATTTACTTTTCCATTTTGAGCTCTAAATATAACGGCTTCATTGTTCCACAACGGTTAGCTCCTTTGTTGATACTGAAGGTTTATAGAAAGGTAGTCTCAGAGGCGTATTTAGCCTTATGCACCGGATTCATCTGAACCTAATACTTTTGACGCGGAGtataatttatgtgtaaaaatttattaaaattgaaacAAATAGtcgatatgaacccataactttaaaatatAATAGGTTGAATGCTAAAAACTTAGAGATTGAGCCCATAGAGTTTAAATCCCGGATCCGCCTCTGGGTAGTCTGGCACACTTGACCTTGTAAACTGTAATAGGTGTTAGCCATTAAAAATGTAAAAAGAAATGAGAAAGAAAGAGTCATTTATGTAGGTACTGAAATATTTGACCAGAGGACTAGCTATGGCCTTCCTCACCTAAAAGTTTCCCTCTTATGTTTGATTTCCAGACCAGAACTGTTTCCCCAGTCCAAAACAAATTGAACAAAACAGTGTCTACGCTAGCAGCTGGCC
Encoded proteins:
- the LOC104090994 gene encoding uncharacterized protein isoform X4 encodes the protein MSSLSLKPLSFSTYNSLNPKRNLPPHCKSHYQTERGHQFDVGDTFFRRESATARDLGVLSAALYRNTAGSLRVLDAMCGCGIRSLRYLAEAEADFVVANDANVDYREVILGNLSSVSSSYRWEVNHLPATRLLAECYVRKDYFDLIDVDSFGSGSSYLRVALDAVKLGGLLYITSTDGLSSGGHRPQQSLAAYGAYVQPLPYCNEIGLRMLIGGAVREASVLGYHVVPLFSYYSYHGPVFRVLLQVKRGKSPSSRYYSFISYCNQCGNSQAFSWNELGEISCPCNTNVSRSLMVSGPLWTGPLHNAHHLTEMMSLAEQWGWLGDGEGKNLEKLLKLMIDESDPKLPVGYLNADEIASRGKLDLPPLSTIMNSLHEVILSFLGVI
- the LOC104090994 gene encoding tRNA (guanine(26)-N(2))-dimethyltransferase isoform X1, whose translation is MSSLSLKPLSFSTYNSLNPKRNLPPHCKSHYQTERGHQFDVGDTFFRRESATARDLGVLSAALYRNTAGSLRVLDAMCGCGIRSLRYLAEAEADFVVANDANVDYREVILGNLSSVSSSYRWEVNHLPATRLLAECYVRKDYFDLIDVDSFGSGSSYLRVALDAVKLGGLLYITSTDGLSSGGHRPQQSLAAYGAYVQPLPYCNEIGLRMLIGGAVREASVLGYHVVPLFSYYSYHGPVFRVLLQVKRGKSPSSRLSLVVNFFRGISLVLGDDALSSHDRYYSFISYCNQCGNSQAFSWNELGEISCPCNTNVSRSLMVSGPLWTGPLHNAHHLTEMMSLAEQWGWLGDGEGKNLEKLLKLMIDESDPKLPVGYLNADEIASRGKLDLPPLSTIMNSLHEEGYAVSRSHIASNAIKTDCPMVECVRIVKQLQQPAEVGSCH
- the LOC104090994 gene encoding tRNA (guanine(26)-N(2))-dimethyltransferase isoform X2, giving the protein MSSLSLKPLSFSTYNSLNPKRNLPPHCKSHYQTERGHQFDVGDTFFRRESATARDLGVLSAALYRNTAGSLRVLDAMCGCGIRSLRYLAEAEADFVVANDANVDYREVILGNLSSVSSSYRWEVNHLPATRLLAECYVRKDYFDLIDVDSFGSGSSYLRVALDAVKLGGLLYITSTDGLSSGGHRPQQSLAAYGAYVQPLPYCNEIGLRMLIGGAVREASVLGYHVVPLFSYYSYHGPVFRVLLQVKRGKSPSSRYYSFISYCNQCGNSQAFSWNELGEISCPCNTNVSRSLMVSGPLWTGPLHNAHHLTEMMSLAEQWGWLGDGEGKNLEKLLKLMIDESDPKLPVGYLNADEIASRGKLDLPPLSTIMNSLHEEGYAVSRSHIASNAIKTDCPMVECVRIVKQLQQPAEVGSCH
- the LOC104090994 gene encoding uncharacterized protein isoform X3, giving the protein MSSLSLKPLSFSTYNSLNPKRNLPPHCKSHYQTERGHQFDVGDTFFRRESATARDLGVLSAALYRNTAGSLRVLDAMCGCGIRSLRYLAEAEADFVVANDANVDYREVILGNLSSVSSSYRWEVNHLPATRLLAECYVRKDYFDLIDVDSFGSGSSYLRVALDAVKLGGLLYITSTDGLSSGGHRPQQSLAAYGAYVQPLPYCNEIGLRMLIGGAVREASVLGYHVVPLFSYYSYHGPVFRVLLQVKRGKSPSSRYYSFISYCNQCGNSQAFSWNELGEISCPCNTNVSRSLMVSGPLWTGPLHNAHHLTEMMSLAEQWGWLGDGEGKNLEKLLKLMIDESDPKLPVGYLNADEIASRGKLDLPPLSTIMNSLHETRTVSPVQNKLNKTVSTLAAGPLAEKRRT
- the LOC104090994 gene encoding uncharacterized protein isoform X5; protein product: MSSLSLKPLSFSTYNSLNPKRNLPPHCKSHYQTERGHQFDVGDTFFRRESATARDLGVLSAALYRNTAGSLRVLDAMCGCGIRSLRYLAEAEADFVVANDANVDYREVILGNLSSVSSSYRWEVNHLPATRLLAECYVRKDYFDLIDVDSFGSGSSYLRVALDAVKLGGLLYITSTDGLSSGGHRPQQSLAAYGAYVQPLPYCNEIGLRMLIGGAVREASVLGYHVVPLFSYYSYHGPVFRVLLQVKRGKSPSSRYYSFISYCNQCGNSQAFSWNELGEISCPCNTNVSRSLMVSGPLWTGPLHNAHHLTEMMSLAEQWGWLGDGEGKNLEKLLKLMIDESDPKLPVGYLNADEIASRGKLDLPPLSTIMNSLHEGSTAI